A window of Streptomyces gilvosporeus contains these coding sequences:
- a CDS encoding AMP-dependent synthetase/ligase, which translates to MRDISVPALAAPLRTGGLADSVFDTAAFQPDFAQLARRDTEDQGTWQPVTAAEFRDEVIDLARGLLTDGIRPGTRVALMSRTRYEWTLFAYALWTIGAHLVPVYPTASVEQLRYILSGAQVSAVVVENEAQAMTVAAACDEATALRRLWQLDRDCVRRLTEEGTRLSDADVHRLRRAVTPGSTAAIVHTSGTTGVPRGCVITHAGLAAECDTLYAGWGNLLAAPGERPSLLAFLPFAHVYGLMVQVACMRGGVLLGHQPDPSADALLAALASFRPTVLFAVPYLYEKICDRARRAAEQAGRRRTFDAAITVAVRYAEALAAQAQGTGSGPDAFLRTRHALYERPVYSRLRALLGGRVCLAVSGSSALRRELGLLYAGAGLTIYDGYGLTETTGAITVQPPGRVRFGTVGMPLPGNAVHLALDGEVWVRGPAVFAGYLDEDGSPGSGLYDGWLPTGDLGRLDDDGYLVITGRKKDIIITSGGNSVAPQGLEERLRAHPLISQCVVVGDNRPYVTALITLDPEALAHWRWLREGRERRERRDSREWREIRGGRAGREGREEREGRVEGEWCAGWEWHTGRKGREVPEVGAAASGGRGTAAEEEEIRAEVGRAVARANSAVSRGESIRAFRILPGEFSQESGLMTPSLKLRRAAIVRAYAAEIDALYARGEREPQLSRAERRRAAAASRYAV; encoded by the coding sequence GTGCGCGACATCAGCGTTCCGGCCCTGGCGGCGCCGTTGCGGACCGGCGGTCTTGCCGACTCCGTGTTCGACACCGCCGCCTTCCAGCCGGACTTCGCCCAGCTCGCCCGCCGCGACACCGAGGACCAGGGGACCTGGCAGCCGGTCACCGCGGCGGAATTCCGCGATGAGGTCATCGACCTGGCCAGAGGACTGCTGACGGACGGGATCCGGCCCGGCACCCGGGTCGCGCTGATGTCCCGTACCCGCTACGAGTGGACGCTGTTCGCCTACGCCCTGTGGACGATCGGCGCCCACCTCGTACCGGTCTATCCGACCGCCTCCGTCGAGCAGCTGCGCTACATCCTCTCCGGCGCGCAGGTCTCCGCGGTCGTCGTCGAGAACGAGGCGCAGGCCATGACCGTCGCCGCGGCCTGCGACGAGGCGACCGCGCTGCGTCGGCTGTGGCAGCTGGACCGGGACTGCGTACGGCGGCTGACCGAGGAGGGCACCCGCCTGAGCGACGCCGATGTGCACCGGCTGCGCCGGGCGGTCACCCCCGGCTCCACGGCCGCGATCGTGCACACCTCGGGGACCACCGGTGTCCCCCGCGGCTGTGTGATCACCCACGCCGGCCTCGCCGCGGAATGCGACACCCTCTACGCGGGCTGGGGCAACCTCCTCGCCGCCCCCGGGGAGCGGCCGTCGCTGCTGGCTTTCCTGCCCTTCGCCCATGTCTACGGCCTGATGGTCCAGGTGGCCTGCATGCGCGGCGGCGTCCTGCTGGGCCATCAGCCGGATCCGTCCGCGGACGCGCTGCTGGCGGCCCTGGCCTCGTTCCGCCCCACCGTCCTGTTCGCGGTCCCGTACCTCTACGAGAAGATCTGCGACCGCGCCCGCCGGGCCGCCGAACAGGCCGGGCGACGGCGGACGTTCGATGCGGCGATCACGGTCGCGGTGCGCTACGCGGAGGCGCTGGCGGCGCAGGCGCAGGGCACCGGGAGCGGCCCCGACGCGTTCCTGCGCACCCGGCATGCGCTCTACGAACGGCCGGTGTACTCCCGCCTCCGCGCGCTGCTCGGCGGAAGGGTGTGCCTCGCGGTCTCCGGGAGCTCCGCCCTGCGCCGGGAGCTGGGCCTGCTCTACGCCGGTGCGGGCCTCACCATTTACGACGGATACGGCCTGACGGAGACGACCGGGGCGATCACCGTGCAGCCGCCGGGGCGGGTGCGTTTCGGGACGGTGGGGATGCCGCTCCCGGGGAACGCGGTGCATCTGGCGCTGGACGGCGAGGTGTGGGTGCGCGGTCCGGCGGTCTTCGCGGGCTATCTGGACGAGGACGGGTCTCCGGGCAGCGGCCTGTACGACGGCTGGCTGCCCACCGGCGACCTCGGCCGGCTGGACGACGACGGCTATCTGGTCATCACCGGCCGCAAGAAGGACATCATCATCACCAGCGGCGGCAACAGCGTCGCGCCGCAGGGCCTGGAGGAACGCCTGCGCGCCCATCCGCTGATCTCCCAATGCGTGGTGGTCGGCGACAACCGCCCGTACGTCACGGCGCTGATCACCCTCGATCCGGAGGCACTGGCGCACTGGCGATGGCTGCGCGAGGGACGGGAGCGGCGGGAGAGGCGAGACAGTCGGGAGTGGCGAGAGATACGAGGCGGGCGAGCCGGTCGAGAGGGGCGGGAGGAGCGAGAGGGGCGCGTAGAAGGGGAATGGTGCGCAGGGTGGGAGTGGCATACGGGGCGAAAGGGGCGTGAGGTGCCGGAGGTCGGTGCCGCGGCCTCCGGTGGCCGCGGCACGGCTGCGGAAGAGGAGGAGATACGGGCCGAGGTCGGGCGGGCGGTGGCCCGCGCGAACAGCGCGGTCTCCCGCGGCGAGTCGATCCGCGCCTTCCGCATTCTGCCGGGCGAGTTCAGCCAGGAGTCCGGGCTGATGACGCCGTCGCTGAAGCTGCGCCGGGCGGCGATCGTACGGGCGTATGCGGCCGAGATCGACGCCCTGTACGCCCGGGGCGAGCGCGAGCCGCAGCTGTCCCGCGCGGAGCGGAGGCGAGCGGCGGCCGCAAGTCGGTACGCCGTCTGA
- a CDS encoding DUF4142 domain-containing protein — MPGFPGTGSGRLTLSGRTIATGLVVCALIATLAALLLPVQLFGESAAAATTTLTYDDDGGGTVSTRYGPLTAMDRDFVRKVKLAGLWEMPAGRQAQDRGTTDAVRTAGRHLVAGHTELNRLVDQAGQMLGIPLPNQPSPEQQSWLTQITNAQGNDFAPLFAELLRRSHGKVFGLIALVRDQTRNTVVRALADRANATVLDHITVLEKTGDVNFSTLHTY, encoded by the coding sequence GTGCCCGGATTCCCCGGGACGGGATCCGGACGTCTCACGCTCTCAGGACGGACCATCGCCACCGGCCTGGTGGTCTGTGCCCTCATCGCCACCCTCGCGGCGCTGCTGCTGCCGGTGCAGCTCTTCGGCGAGAGCGCGGCGGCGGCGACCACCACCCTCACGTACGACGACGACGGCGGCGGCACGGTCTCCACCCGTTACGGGCCGCTGACCGCGATGGACCGGGACTTCGTCCGCAAGGTCAAGCTGGCCGGGCTGTGGGAGATGCCGGCCGGCAGGCAGGCGCAGGACCGCGGCACGACCGACGCGGTGCGCACGGCGGGGCGGCATCTCGTCGCCGGACACACCGAGTTGAACCGTCTCGTCGACCAGGCGGGGCAGATGCTGGGCATTCCCCTGCCCAACCAGCCCTCGCCCGAGCAGCAGAGCTGGCTCACGCAGATCACCAACGCCCAGGGGAACGACTTCGCCCCGCTGTTCGCGGAGCTGCTGCGCCGCTCGCACGGCAAGGTCTTCGGCCTGATCGCCCTGGTCCGCGACCAGACCCGCAACACCGTGGTGCGCGCCCTGGCGGACCGCGCCAATGCCACGGTCCTGGACCACATCACGGTTCTGGAGAAGACCGGCGACGTCAACTTCTCGACGCTGCACACCTATTGA
- a CDS encoding DUF1996 domain-containing protein — MLVAAGALLLAGGGLAAVATTALAGNSDPNAEAGHQRTTLATTISCPDVGDRLRQVPSGARLQVSKGLAALDRQVATAYEQMSGSQGNKVLSNDVLSRLKQQRSKTIGTMANAIARNAKRPTYLMAMSGCTTKPTGDRLNAAGQTGSQYGTKSTNDGWGQSPSQDPAQGGDPSQQGQSQVPGQSQDPNQGQSQGQQGGPSPDDFADINTVQPNAGDPPFAAPQGSGASTGTFTSECGRNEDGHFNSDNVIVTPGVSNGAHHTHDYVGNKSTDANSNDQSLAASDTTCTNGDLSTYYWPVLRKLDGTSENTPGAGHDGNNGSVLTPASVTIQYRGSQAGAVRAMPQDLRIITGDAKALTNGTANANASWSCTGFENRQLKDKYPLCPQGSQVVRTFAFQNCWDGRNTDSANHRTHVAFSDRNGQCPQGFTAIPQLVERLTYDVPQGDSFAVDSFPEQLHKPVTDHGDFINVMPTDLMNKAVDCINRGQKCT; from the coding sequence ATGCTCGTCGCCGCGGGCGCCCTCCTACTCGCCGGCGGCGGTCTGGCCGCGGTCGCCACCACCGCGCTGGCCGGCAACTCCGACCCGAACGCGGAAGCCGGCCATCAGCGCACCACCCTCGCCACCACCATCTCCTGCCCCGACGTGGGCGACCGGCTGCGCCAGGTCCCCAGCGGCGCCCGCCTCCAGGTCTCCAAGGGCCTGGCCGCCCTCGACCGCCAGGTGGCCACCGCGTACGAGCAGATGTCCGGCAGCCAGGGCAACAAAGTCCTCAGCAACGACGTCCTCAGCCGGCTGAAGCAGCAGCGCAGCAAGACCATCGGGACCATGGCGAACGCCATCGCCCGGAACGCCAAGCGGCCGACGTACCTGATGGCGATGAGCGGCTGCACCACCAAGCCCACGGGAGACAGGCTCAACGCGGCCGGCCAGACCGGCAGCCAGTACGGCACCAAGTCCACGAACGACGGCTGGGGCCAGAGCCCGTCGCAGGACCCGGCCCAGGGCGGCGACCCCAGCCAGCAAGGGCAGAGCCAGGTCCCGGGCCAGAGCCAGGATCCGAACCAAGGGCAGAGCCAGGGTCAGCAGGGCGGCCCCTCCCCCGACGACTTCGCCGACATCAACACCGTCCAGCCGAACGCCGGCGACCCGCCGTTCGCCGCGCCCCAGGGCAGCGGCGCCTCGACCGGCACCTTCACCAGCGAGTGCGGCCGCAATGAGGACGGCCACTTCAACTCCGACAACGTCATCGTCACGCCCGGCGTCAGCAACGGCGCCCACCACACCCACGACTACGTGGGCAACAAGTCCACCGACGCCAACTCCAACGACCAGAGCCTCGCCGCCTCCGACACCACCTGCACCAACGGCGATCTGTCCACGTACTACTGGCCGGTGCTGCGCAAACTGGACGGCACCTCGGAAAACACGCCCGGCGCGGGCCACGACGGCAACAACGGCTCGGTGCTGACCCCGGCCTCGGTGACCATCCAGTACCGCGGCAGCCAGGCCGGTGCCGTACGGGCGATGCCGCAGGACCTGCGCATCATCACCGGCGACGCCAAGGCCCTCACCAACGGCACCGCCAACGCCAACGCCTCCTGGAGCTGCACCGGTTTCGAGAACCGCCAGCTCAAGGACAAGTACCCCCTCTGCCCGCAGGGTTCGCAGGTGGTCCGCACCTTCGCCTTCCAGAACTGCTGGGACGGCCGGAACACCGACAGCGCCAACCACCGCACCCACGTGGCCTTCTCCGACCGCAACGGCCAATGCCCGCAAGGCTTCACGGCCATCCCCCAGCTCGTCGAACGCCTCACCTACGACGTGCCGCAGGGCGACAGCTTCGCCGTCGACAGCTTCCCCGAACAACTCCACAAACCGGTCACCGACCACGGCGACTTCATCAACGTCATGCCGACCGACCTGATGAACAAGGCGGTGGACTGCATCAACCGGGGGCAGAAGTGCACATGA
- a CDS encoding S1 RNA-binding domain-containing protein: MISGTDHPELWAFLSSLSRGEILSGTVAAIEYFGVFVALDDGPDHPVFPGVGFIAVPDLSWRRIEAPSDVVHVGRRISCVFLGFDTWNGEARLSLRATQPDPFQIFADANSVGHTLCGPVTKLVPFGVFVRVADGIEGLIPLDELTATPVTAPEHAVQVGDELTVTLTAIDRERRRLALSRAP, from the coding sequence ATGATCTCCGGCACCGACCACCCGGAACTCTGGGCGTTCCTCTCCTCACTCTCCCGCGGCGAGATCCTCTCCGGCACGGTCGCGGCGATCGAGTACTTCGGCGTGTTCGTCGCGCTGGACGACGGCCCCGACCACCCGGTCTTCCCCGGCGTCGGCTTCATCGCCGTCCCCGACCTGTCCTGGCGCCGCATCGAGGCGCCGTCGGACGTCGTGCACGTCGGCCGGCGCATCTCCTGCGTGTTCCTCGGCTTCGACACCTGGAACGGCGAGGCCAGACTGTCCCTGCGAGCGACGCAGCCGGACCCCTTCCAGATATTCGCAGACGCAAATTCCGTGGGCCACACGCTGTGTGGACCGGTCACCAAACTGGTCCCGTTCGGCGTCTTCGTCCGGGTCGCCGACGGCATCGAGGGGCTGATCCCGCTGGACGAGCTCACCGCCACGCCCGTGACGGCTCCCGAGCATGCCGTCCAGGTCGGCGACGAACTCACGGTCACCCTCACCGCAATCGACCGCGAGCGCCGCAGACTCGCCCTCTCCCGAGCGCCCTAG
- a CDS encoding PucR family transcriptional regulator — protein MPVARARQDLFDVLAGQRDVPDEGLDGLARAAGWPVPDTVQAVVLATPAEAPQLAAALGHALIGTVEGDTCLIVPDPATQTRARLEAALKGRAAAVGHITGATDAGSSLRWARYLLTLAPSRVGPEARAAFVDDHLSALLLLQDESLADALTARWLGPLDELTPRQSERLEVTLLAWLEGGGAPEAAKLLHVHPQTVRYRLRQIEKLFGPVLRDPRSRFELEMALRSRRLMAHVRSYRARVGRRARTVASTIRPLGMAREARVNGL, from the coding sequence ATGCCCGTCGCGCGGGCCCGTCAGGACCTGTTCGATGTGCTCGCCGGGCAACGCGACGTACCGGACGAGGGACTGGACGGTCTCGCCCGCGCGGCCGGCTGGCCGGTCCCCGACACCGTCCAGGCCGTCGTCCTCGCGACCCCCGCCGAGGCACCCCAACTGGCCGCAGCGCTGGGGCATGCGCTCATCGGCACCGTCGAGGGCGACACCTGCCTCATCGTCCCCGACCCGGCCACCCAGACCAGGGCCCGCCTGGAGGCGGCCCTCAAGGGCCGGGCGGCGGCCGTCGGGCACATCACCGGTGCCACCGACGCGGGCTCCTCGCTGCGCTGGGCCCGCTACCTCCTGACGCTGGCCCCCAGCCGGGTCGGCCCGGAGGCACGGGCCGCCTTCGTCGACGACCACCTCTCCGCGCTGCTGCTCCTCCAGGACGAGTCCCTCGCCGACGCGCTGACCGCCCGTTGGCTCGGCCCACTGGATGAACTGACCCCCCGCCAGAGCGAGCGTCTGGAAGTCACCCTGCTCGCCTGGCTGGAGGGCGGCGGCGCTCCCGAAGCCGCCAAACTTCTCCATGTCCACCCGCAAACGGTCCGCTACCGCCTGCGCCAGATCGAAAAGCTCTTCGGGCCGGTCCTGCGCGACCCCCGCAGCCGCTTCGAACTCGAAATGGCCCTCCGCAGCCGCCGCTTGATGGCCCACGTCCGCTCCTACCGGGCCCGAGTCGGCCGCCGCGCCCGCACGGTGGCCTCCACCATCCGACCACTCGGCATGGCGAGGGAGGCGCGGGTGAACGGCCTATGA